One region of Gossypium raimondii isolate GPD5lz chromosome 6, ASM2569854v1, whole genome shotgun sequence genomic DNA includes:
- the LOC105773556 gene encoding leucine-rich repeat receptor protein kinase HPCA1, whose amino-acid sequence MESFWLISQMGSTIWVLLLAFSVQIYITTATTDGRDYAALRSLTDEWQNLPPTWTEADPCGDSWVGIECTGSRVTSITLPNMNLVGELSGDIAMLSELQQLDLSFNRELTGPLPGSIGNLKKLKNLILVGCGFIGQIPYTIGSLPQLRFLSLNTNGFTGHIPPTIGNLSNLYWLDMADNQLEGPIPVSNGSTPGLDLLIHTKHFHFGKNKLSGTIPSKLFSSDMELIHVLFESNKLSGPLPSTLGLVQTLEVVRFDNNSLSGSLPLNLNNLTNVHELFLSNNKLSGPLPNLTGMTSLSTLHLSNNTFIPSDFPSWLESLTSLTIIMMGSIKLQGQVPTTFFGLPHLQAVELERNQINGTLVIGTSFTNQLQLVDLRNNKISEFNDAGYNFEIVLVDNPVCMETGKTDKYCQLPSRKSLYSTPQKNCVSGSCRSSQITSPTCTCAYPYTGTLLFRGYTFAEIGNTAPYLSLEQALMKFFQTHQLPVETVSLSDPRKDQFQYLLLDLSVFPYGADSFNRSGISMLAFAFSNQTFKPPKEFFGPYVFSGDKYEHFLDDTRKSKNSSTAIKIGAGVGALVFFLLLMLAGIYAYRQKMRAERANKNSNPFASWDSKKSFGDSPQLKGARCFPFDELKKYTNNFSDACDIGSGGYGKVYRGTLPTGELVAIKRAQQGSMQGGLEFKTEIELLSRVHHKNVVSLLGFCFERGEQILVYEYVANGSLGDSLSGKSGIRLDWARRLKVALGAARGLAYLHELANPPVIHRDVKSTNILLDERLNAKVADFGLSKPMGDSEKGHVTTQVKGTMGYLDPEYYMTQQLTEKSDVYSFGVVMLEIVTARKPIEHGKYIVREVATSMDKSRSLYNLQEILDPTIGLDTDTIPHGLENFVDLAMRCVEDARTDRPTMGEVVKEIENIMQVAGLNPNAESASSSATYEDANKGTPHHPYGSKI is encoded by the exons ATGGAATCCTTTTGGTTAATCTCACAAATGGGTTCAACCATTTGGGTGCTTTTGCTAGCTTTTTCAGTTCAAATCTATATCACAACAGCTACTACTGATGGCAGGGATT ATGCTGCTCTAAGATCTCTCACGGATGAGTGGCAAAATTTACCTCCTACTTGGACAGAAGCAGACCCTTGTGGTGATAGTTGGGTTGGAATCGAATGTACTGGTTCTCGTGTGACCTCGAT AACATTACCTAACATGAACTTGGTTGGAGAGTTATCGGGAGACATCGCGATGTTATCCGAATTGCAGCAATT GGATTTATCTTTTAACCGCGAACTCACCGGACCTCTTCCGGGATCGATAGGAAATTTAAAGAAGCTAAAAAACTT AATCTTGGTTGGTTGTGGTTTCATTGGTCAAATTCCCTACACAATAGGATCACTGCCACAGTTGAGATTCTT ATCACTAAATACTAATGGCTTCACCGGACATATTCCACCGACCATCGGTAATTTATCGAATCTTTATTGGTTAGACATGGCTGACAACCAACTTGAAGGACCAATTCCAGTTTCGAATGGATCAACACCAGGGCTTGACTTGTTGATTCATACCAAACACTT CCATTTCGGGAAGAATAAACTCTCTGGGACTATCCCATCTAAACTTTTCAGTTCAGATATGGAACTGATACATGT GCTATTCGAAAGCAACAAACTCTCCGGACCTCTTCCTTCGACCCTTGGACTTGTGCAAACTCTGGAAGTAGT ACGCTTTGATAACAATTCACTAAGCGGGAGTCTTCCATTGAATCTCAACAACCTTACAAATGTTCATGAGCT GTTTTTGTCCAATAATAAGCTGTCTGGTCCTTTGCCTAACCTTACAGGCATGACCAGTTTAAGCACCTT ACATTTGAGCAATAATACTTTCATTCCATCGGATTTTCCTTCGTGGCTCGAGTCCTTGACATCGCTAACAATAAT AATGATGGGAAGTATTAAACTTCAAGGTCAAGTTCCGACCACGTTCTTTGGGCTTCCACATTTGCAGGCTGT GGAACTAGAAAGAAACCAAATTAATGGTACATTGGTAATCGGCACGAGTTTTACCAACCAACTACAACTCGTAGATTTGCGGAACAATAAGATTTCGGAATTCAATGATGCCGGATACAATTTTGAAATAGT ACTTGTAGATAACCCGGTATGTATGGAGACTGGAAAAACCGACAAGTATTGCCAACTACCTTCACGAAAGTCCTTGTATTCAACACCTCAAAAGAACTGTGTATCGGGTTCGTGTCGTTCGAGTCAAATCACGAGCCCAACATGTACATGTGCATATCCATATACCGGAACACTACTGTTTAGAGGCTATACCTTCGCGGAGATAGGCAACACAGCTCCGTATCTTTCTCTTGAGCAAGCTTTGATGAAGTTCTTCCAGACACATCAACTTCCAGTGGAAACCGTTTCGTTAAGTGATCCGAGGAAGGATCAGTTTCAATATCTGCTTTTGGACCTTAGTGTGTTTCCATATGGAGCAGATAGTTTCAATAGAAGTGGAATTTCAATGCTTGCATTTGCATTTAGCAACCAAACTTTCAAGCCTCCGAAAGAGTTCTTTGGACCTTATGTCTTTAGTGGTGACAAATACGAACACTTTCTCGATGATACTCGAAAATCGAAGAATTCAAGCACTGCTATCAAAATCGGAGCGGGAGTTGGTGCTTTGGTGTTTTTCCTACTGTTAATGCTCGCTGGGATTTACGCTTATCGTCAAAAGATGAGAGCCGAAAGAGCAAACAAAAACAGTAATCCGTTCG CAAGCTGGGATTCTAAGAAGAGCTTTGGTGATAGTCCTCAGTTGAAAGGAGCAAGATGTTTCCCTTTCGATGAACTTAAGAAATACACGAATAATTTTTCCGATGCCTGCGATATCGGATCAGGCGGTTACGGAAAG GTTTATAGAGGAACTTTACCGACCGGGGAACTCGTTGCCATCAAACGAGCTCAACAAGGTTCTATGCAAGGTGGGCTCGAATTCAAAACAGAGATCGAGCTTCTATCGAGAGTTCATCATAAAAACGTCGTCAGCCTACTCGGATTTTGCTTCGAACGAGGTGAACAAATACTAGTATATGAGTATGTTGCCAATGGTTCTCTTGGTGATAGTCTATCAG GGAAGTCGGGAATCCGACTGGATTGGGCCCGGCGACTAAAAGTAGCACTCGGTGCAGCTCGAGGTCTTGCATATCTTCACGAGCTCGCGAACCCTCCGGTTATTCATAGAGATGTCAAGTCCACGAACATCTTATTAGACGAACGCTTAAATGCTAAAGTTGCTGATTTCGGGCTCTCGAAACCAATGGGTGATAGCGAAAAAGGTCATGTTACGACTCAAGTGAAGGGTACAATG GGTTATCTGGATCCTGAATATTATATGACCCAACAATTGACCGAAAAAAGCGATGTTTATAGCTTTGGAGTAGTGATGTTAGAGATAGTAACGGCTAGAAAACCGATAGAGCACGGGAAATATATCGTAAGAGAAGTGGCGACATCGATGGATAAATCGAGAAGTTTATATAATCTCCAAGAGATTCTTGATCCAACCATTGGTTTAGATACAGATACAATACCCCATGGGTTGGAAAACTTTGTAGATTTAGCAATGAGATGTGTTGAAGATGCAAGAACTGATAGGCCTACAATGGGTGAAGTAGTGAAAGAGATTGAAAACATTATGCAGGTAGCCGGTTTGAATCCGAATGCGGAATCAGCTTCGAGTTCGGCTACCTATGAAGATGCAAATAAGGGAACTCCTCATCATCCGTACGGTAGTAAAATTTGa
- the LOC105773548 gene encoding organic cation/carnitine transporter 7, with protein MGEDGTPTFTVDDALLHMGFGKFQILVLAYAGMGWVSEAMEMMLLSFIGPAVQSLWGLTSHQESLITSVVFVGMLVGAYSWGVVSDKYGRRKGFLITAIVTSGAGFLSALSPNYISLIILRCLVGLGLGGGPVLCSWFLEFIPAPSRGTWMVVFQAFWTFGTIFEASLAWFVMPRLGWRWLLALSSIPSSILLLFYVFAPESPRYLCLEGRKEEALVVLEKIARINGAKLPTGVLVSENEIELVGKSTPTEDTLLLQAEDNGYEAPKEMNPKAGGISTLLQLLSPELVRSTTLLWMVFFGNAFSYYGLVLLTTELHNGRNTCRPEELQTVKYEGVSYKDVFITTFAEFPGLLISAFTVDRFGRKFSMSAMFFLCCIFLFPLVVHQPQGLTTGLLFGARICITASFTVMYIYAPEIYPTSVRSTGVGIASSMGRIGGMVCPLVAVGLVHGCHQTAAIMLFEVIIFVAGICVLLFPVETMGRDLSDSISSSKQTSGSI; from the exons ATGGGAGAAGATGGAACACCCACCTTTACTGTGGATGATGCCCTTTTGCACATGGGGTTTGGAAAGTTCCAAATTCTCGTGCTTGCTTATGCCGGAATGGGGTGGGTTTCGGAAGctatggaaatgatgttactCTCATTTATAGGACCAGCAGTTCAATCTTTATGGGGTCTTACTTCTCATCAAGAGAGCTTAATAACCAGTGTGGTTTTTGTTGGAATGCTTGTTGGTGCCTATTCTTGGGGTGTAGTCTCAGATAAATATGGAAGAAG GAAAGGGTTCCTCATCACTGCAATAGTTACTTCGGGAGCTGGCTTTTTGAGTGCCTTGTCTCCAAATTATATTTCATTGATTATTCTTCGTTGTTTGGTTGGTCTCGGTTTGGGAGGTGGCCCTGTTCTTTGCTCCTGGTTTCTAGAGTTTATTCCTGCCCCAAGCCGAGGAACTTGGATGGTTGTTTTCCAAGCATTCTGGACTTTTGGGACGATTTTTGAAGCCTCACTTGCATGG tTTGTGATGCCACGGTTGGGATGGAGATGGCTACTTGCTCTATCTTCTATCCCTTCATCGATTCTCCTTCTATTCTATGTATTCGCACCTGAATCACCCCGATATCTATGCTTGGAAGGTAGAAAAGAAGAAGCGCTTGTTGTTTTGGAGAAAATAGCTAGAATAAATGGAGCAAAATTGCCTACTGGAGTTCTTGTTTCCGAGAATGAAATTGAGTTAGTTGGAAAAAGTACTCCAACAGAAGATACACTGTTGCTTCAAGCAGAAGATAACGGATACGAAGCTCCTAAGGAAATGAATCCTAAAGCCGGAGGCATCTCAACGCTGTTACAACTTCTTTCTCCAGAATTAGTTCGGTCGACCACACTCTTATGGATGGTATTCTTCGGAAATGCATTTTCGTATTATGGCCTTGTATTACTCACAACGGAATTGCACAATGGACGTAATACATGCCGTCCGGAAGAATTGCAAACAGTAAAATACGAGGGCGTTAGCTACAAAGATGTTTTCATTACTACTTTTGCTG AGTTCCCCGGCCTCCTGATATCTGCTTTCACTGTCGATCGATTTGGTCGTAAGTTCTCAATGTCAGCTATGTTCTTCCTGTGTTGCATTTTCCTGTTTCCTTTGGTAGTCCATCAGCCTCAGGGTCTTACAACCGGCCTCCTCTTTGGTGCTCGAATATGCATCACTGCCAGCTTCACGGTTATGTATATATACGCGCCAGAG ATATATCCAACATCCGTTAGATCAACCGGTGTTGGAATTGCGAGCTCAATGGGAAGAATTGGTGGGATGGTATGTCCGCTCGTGGCGGTAGGTTTAGTGCATGGATGTCATCAAACTGCCGCCATTATGTTGTTCGAGGTTATAATTTTTGTAGCAGGGATATGTGTACTTCTGTTCCCAGTAGAGACCATGGGTCGGGATTTGAGTGATAGCATTTCCAGTTCAAAACAAACGAGTGGGTCGATTTAA